In Streptomyces griseiscabiei, a single genomic region encodes these proteins:
- a CDS encoding TetR/AcrR family transcriptional regulator, translated as MSAPEAERPPTRRQAAALETRQKLLCAALEHFSRRPYGEVTVGDIARTAGVAHGLLSHHFKGKESLYAEVVREVDQQLRAATKLESDGPVPDRLRRHFAAHLRFLASHEDAALNLVLRRTQGTDVASTAFEATREKGVRDICAVLGLDADDPVLLLPIRGFGAACDEMSLLWLRDGRPVEIEALADAWISLLVGAVRAAYGLTPTRELREALVDLE; from the coding sequence GTGAGCGCACCCGAAGCAGAAAGGCCACCGACCCGTCGGCAGGCGGCAGCTCTGGAAACGCGCCAAAAACTGCTGTGCGCCGCCCTGGAGCACTTCTCCCGGCGCCCTTACGGAGAGGTGACCGTCGGGGACATCGCACGTACGGCGGGCGTCGCTCACGGACTCCTGTCCCATCACTTCAAAGGCAAGGAAAGCCTTTACGCAGAGGTCGTGCGGGAGGTCGACCAGCAGCTCAGGGCGGCAACGAAACTGGAGTCCGACGGCCCCGTACCCGACCGGCTGCGTCGGCACTTCGCCGCGCATCTACGCTTCCTGGCCTCGCATGAAGACGCCGCGCTCAATCTCGTCCTGCGTCGTACACAGGGAACCGACGTGGCGTCGACGGCCTTCGAGGCGACACGGGAGAAGGGGGTCCGGGACATCTGCGCGGTGCTCGGCCTCGACGCCGATGACCCTGTTCTGCTGCTGCCCATACGGGGGTTCGGCGCCGCCTGCGACGAGATGTCCCTGCTCTGGCTGCGTGACGGCCGCCCCGTTGAGATCGAAGCCCTTGCCGATGCCTGGATCAGCCTGCTCGTGGGTGCTGTCCGCGCCGCGTACGGCCTCACACCTACCCGCGAACTACGCGAGGCGCTCGTCGACCTGGAGTGA
- a CDS encoding ArsR/SmtB family transcription factor produces the protein MAITTVGVAETAVDEAGAQSCTSGLACLLIEREEAQRLADMLKAIADPTRLQLLRLIERAPNGEACVCDLTDCLGLRQPTVSHHLKKLTEAGLLDRERRGTWAWYSVNHDGLRRVRTILDPAVD, from the coding sequence ATGGCTATCACTACAGTGGGCGTGGCGGAGACGGCAGTGGACGAGGCGGGCGCGCAGTCCTGCACGTCGGGCCTGGCCTGCCTCCTCATCGAACGGGAAGAGGCCCAGCGCCTCGCCGACATGCTGAAGGCCATCGCCGACCCCACCCGGCTCCAGCTGCTGCGCCTGATCGAGCGCGCGCCGAACGGCGAGGCATGCGTGTGCGACCTCACCGACTGCCTCGGGCTGCGGCAGCCGACCGTGAGTCACCACCTCAAGAAGCTGACCGAGGCCGGGCTGCTGGACCGTGAACGCCGCGGCACGTGGGCCTGGTACTCCGTGAACCACGACGGACTGCGGCGAGTGCGGACGATTCTGGACCCCGCAGTCGACTAG
- a CDS encoding FAD-dependent oxidoreductase produces the protein MNGKHIVAIGGSDAGISAALRARELDPHSEVTVVVADAYPNFSICGIPYYVSGEVAHWTDLAHRTAADLDAAGMKVRTNTRATSIDVSGHRVALHQRDGRSELLAYDALIIGTGAVSARPAITGLTGPGALGPRDGVHLLHSMGDTFAVMRSIEERQPARAVVIGAGYIGLEMAEALTTRGINVTQIEALPEVLPTVDRELGALVNTELRAHGVEVLTSTTVASVTTDSPGGPLQVEATGPEGQRIARTTDMVLVVVGVKPDTALAVEAGARTGAKGAIEVDESMRTSLPDVFAAGDCAVTHHRLLGTTWLPLGTTAHKQGRVAGENALGGRRRFAGSLGTQAVKVFDLVAARTGLRDHEALTAGNGWNPKTSASRPDDHKAYYPGATPIDIRITADTTTGLLLGAQLVGRRSAEISKRVDTYATALFHGMNVDAISDLDLSYTPPLGSPWDAVQTAAQHWMREHAQRPDGGDGLFRADRAK, from the coding sequence GTGAACGGCAAACACATCGTCGCGATCGGCGGGAGCGACGCAGGCATCAGCGCCGCGCTGCGTGCCCGTGAACTCGACCCGCACAGCGAAGTCACCGTCGTCGTGGCCGACGCCTACCCGAACTTCTCCATCTGCGGCATCCCCTACTACGTGTCGGGCGAAGTGGCGCACTGGACCGACCTGGCCCACCGCACCGCCGCCGACCTCGACGCCGCCGGGATGAAGGTCCGCACGAACACACGGGCCACCTCCATCGACGTATCCGGCCACCGGGTCGCCCTGCACCAGCGCGACGGACGGAGCGAACTGCTCGCCTACGACGCTCTGATCATCGGTACCGGCGCGGTCAGCGCCCGCCCCGCGATCACCGGGCTGACGGGCCCCGGCGCGCTCGGCCCGCGCGACGGCGTGCACCTGCTGCACAGCATGGGCGACACCTTCGCGGTCATGCGGAGCATCGAGGAGCGGCAGCCCGCCCGAGCCGTCGTCATCGGCGCCGGGTACATCGGCCTGGAGATGGCCGAAGCGCTGACCACCCGCGGGATCAACGTCACCCAGATCGAAGCCCTGCCCGAAGTCCTGCCCACCGTCGACCGCGAACTCGGCGCGCTGGTGAACACCGAACTCCGGGCACACGGCGTGGAGGTCCTCACCAGCACCACCGTCGCCTCCGTCACCACGGACAGCCCGGGCGGCCCCCTGCAGGTCGAGGCGACAGGACCGGAAGGACAGCGGATCGCCCGGACGACGGACATGGTTCTGGTCGTCGTCGGCGTGAAACCCGACACCGCACTGGCCGTCGAGGCCGGCGCCCGGACCGGCGCGAAGGGCGCCATCGAGGTCGACGAATCGATGCGGACGTCCCTGCCCGACGTCTTCGCCGCCGGCGACTGCGCGGTCACCCATCACCGGCTGCTGGGAACGACATGGCTTCCGCTGGGCACCACCGCCCACAAACAAGGGCGGGTCGCCGGGGAGAACGCACTGGGCGGAAGGCGGCGCTTCGCGGGAAGTCTGGGCACCCAGGCCGTGAAAGTCTTCGACCTCGTCGCCGCCCGCACGGGCCTGCGGGACCATGAAGCCCTCACAGCGGGCAACGGCTGGAACCCGAAGACGAGCGCCTCACGCCCGGACGACCACAAGGCGTACTACCCGGGCGCCACACCGATCGACATCCGGATCACCGCAGACACCACGACCGGACTCCTCCTGGGAGCCCAGCTCGTCGGACGGCGGAGCGCGGAGATCTCCAAGCGGGTGGACACCTACGCCACGGCCCTGTTCCACGGCATGAACGTCGACGCGATCAGCGACCTCGACCTCTCCTACACACCACCGCTCGGCTCCCCCTGGGACGCCGTACAGACCGCGGCCCAGCACTGGATGCGTGAGCACGCGCAACGGCCGGACGGTGGGGATGGGTTGTTCCGGGCGGACCGAGCGAAGTAG
- a CDS encoding response regulator transcription factor yields the protein MIPDAPQPPGRAPHRESAGDGEGRQPGLVLAEPDEKLAARALSRFQRAGVHVVVCHDGAEALLQTGAQHPDAVLLAAPLPVIDAAAVAGLIARLHPVPVMVAAGPDGTEEATAALAAGAVAFVARPYRIEEILPLLTAQIAPAADPHGPLVVGDIQLDPVSFHVHVRGRQLDLPVREFLLLRYLMEHESRVISRRELTQALWGADALESNTLTVHVRRVRNKLRDTAGSCCTIDAIRGMGYRLECTTAAPTPAAASAHPAPTR from the coding sequence GTGATCCCCGACGCACCACAGCCGCCGGGCAGAGCCCCGCACCGTGAATCCGCGGGCGACGGGGAGGGCCGGCAGCCGGGCCTGGTCCTGGCCGAGCCGGACGAGAAGCTCGCCGCGAGAGCCCTGAGCCGATTCCAGCGGGCGGGCGTCCACGTCGTCGTCTGCCACGACGGCGCGGAAGCCCTGCTCCAGACCGGTGCCCAGCACCCCGACGCCGTACTGCTCGCCGCCCCGCTCCCGGTCATCGACGCGGCAGCCGTGGCGGGCCTGATCGCGCGGCTCCACCCCGTGCCCGTCATGGTCGCAGCCGGCCCCGACGGCACCGAGGAAGCCACCGCCGCCCTCGCCGCAGGCGCGGTGGCCTTCGTCGCCCGCCCATACCGGATCGAAGAGATCCTGCCCCTGCTCACCGCCCAGATCGCCCCCGCCGCGGACCCGCACGGGCCCCTGGTCGTCGGGGACATCCAGCTCGACCCCGTCAGCTTCCACGTCCACGTCCGAGGACGCCAGCTCGACCTTCCCGTGCGGGAGTTCCTTCTGCTGCGCTACCTCATGGAGCATGAGAGCCGGGTCATCAGCCGCCGCGAGCTGACCCAGGCGCTGTGGGGCGCCGACGCCCTCGAAAGCAACACCCTGACCGTCCACGTCAGGCGCGTCCGCAACAAACTCCGCGACACCGCGGGCAGCTGCTGCACCATCGACGCCATCCGCGGCATGGGCTACCGCCTGGAATGCACCACCGCAGCCCCCACTCCGGCCGCCGCCTCAGCACACCCCGCTCCCACCCGCTGA
- a CDS encoding cupin domain-containing protein, whose product MALSSPLPDKDDPVWSSPNGFVVRKDEGVTRLTGHETFAVKVTGEETDGALAFMSGLVEPGHGNVPHIHSKEDEAFYVLTGEFEFLNGNQRFTAHPGDFIYIPKGTRHAFRNLAQEPARLLVFYTPAGPEVFFLNYGSADGPPEPWTQEKFDEMTDAIGAHNMVLLPGDDWH is encoded by the coding sequence ATGGCTCTCAGCTCACCGCTCCCCGACAAGGACGATCCGGTTTGGAGTTCCCCCAACGGCTTTGTCGTCCGCAAGGACGAAGGCGTCACCCGGCTCACAGGCCACGAGACGTTCGCCGTCAAGGTCACCGGCGAGGAGACGGACGGTGCTCTCGCGTTCATGAGCGGGCTCGTCGAGCCGGGGCACGGCAACGTGCCGCACATCCACTCGAAGGAGGACGAGGCGTTCTATGTACTCACCGGGGAGTTCGAGTTCCTCAACGGGAACCAGAGGTTCACGGCTCACCCCGGTGACTTCATCTACATACCCAAAGGGACCCGGCACGCCTTTCGGAACCTGGCGCAGGAACCGGCCCGCCTCCTCGTCTTCTACACTCCGGCAGGGCCCGAAGTCTTCTTCCTGAACTACGGCTCGGCGGACGGTCCTCCAGAGCCTTGGACCCAGGAGAAGTTCGACGAAATGACTGATGCCATCGGCGCGCACAACATGGTGCTGCTGCCCGGGGATGACTGGCACTGA